One window from the genome of Hippoglossus hippoglossus isolate fHipHip1 chromosome 10, fHipHip1.pri, whole genome shotgun sequence encodes:
- the egr1 gene encoding early growth response protein 1 — protein MAAAKTEMILPTLQISEPLSFPHSPMDNYPKLEEVMMLSSAGTPFLNASAPEGAGFGSGDPGDHYDHLAGDTLPDIPFNCEKSVADQTYATQRLPPISYTGRFTLEPASSCSNSLWAEPILGLFTGLMSNVASSSSSSSVASQTTMSTSSSALSSTSSSSTSSSSQSSSLSSSIHHSEPNPIYSAAPTYSSPNSDIFPDSGQVFPGSAGSVQYPPPAYPNGKTCGTSFPVPMIPDYLFPQQQGEICLVPPDQKPFQSQSSQPSLTPLSTIKAFATQTGSQDLKSVYQSQLIKPSRMRKYPTRPSKTPPHERPYACPVETCDRRFSRSDELTRHIRIHTGQKPFQCRICMRNFSRSDHLTTHIRTHTGEKPFACEICGRKFARSDERKRHTKIHLRQKDKKAEKAGAVVVTAAPVPAASPASSYPSPITSYPSPVSSYPSPVTSCYSSPIHTSYPSPSVATTYPSVSMSFQSHIGSSFPSSITSNIYSSPVPTPLSDMQTTLSPRTIEIC, from the exons ATGGCTGCAGCCAAGACCGAGATGATCTTACCAACCCTGCAGATCTCAGAGCCCCTGAGCTTCCCCCACTCGCCCATGGATAACTACCCcaagctggaggaggtgatgatGCTGAGCTCGGCAGGCACCCCCTTCCTCAACGCCTCCGCACCCGAAGGTGCAGGCTTTGGCTCCGGGGATCCAGGAGATCACTACGACCACCTTGCTGGAG ATACGTTACCTGATATCCCCTTCAATTGTGAGAAGTCGGTGGCTGACCAGACCTACGCCACTCAGAGGCTGCCCCCCATCTCTTACACCGGCCGCTTCACGCTGGAGCCcgccagcagctgcagcaacagTCTCTGGGCAGAGCCCATCTTGGGCCTGTTCACTGGTCTGATGAGCAATGTtgcctccagctccagctcttcCTCAGTTGCCTCACAAACCACCATGTCCACCTCTTCATCTGCCCtgtcctccacttcctcctcttctacctcttcctcatctcagAGCTCCAGCCTCAGCTCCTCCATTCACCACAGCGAGCCCAACCCAATCTACTCAGCCGCCCCAACCTACTCCAGTCCCAACTCCGACATCTTCCCAGACTCGGGCCAGGTTTTTCCCGGTTCGGCAGGATCAGTGCAGTACCCTCCCCCTGCCTACCCAAATGGCAAGACCTGTGGCACCAGCTTCCCCGTGCCCATGATTCCTGACTACCTTTTCCCccagcagcagggagagatCTGCCTGGTGCCCCCTGACCAAAAGCCCTTCCAGAGTCAGTCAAGTCAgccctccctcactcctctgtcCACCATCAAGGCCTTTGCCACCCAAACTGGCTCCCAGGACTTAAAGAGTGTCTACCAGTCTCAGCTGATTAAGCCCAGCCGTATGCGCAAGTACCCCACCCGGCCAAGCAAGACACCCCCACACGAGAGGCCCTATGCCTGCCCCGTGGAGACCTGCGACCGTCGCTTCTCACGCTCCGATGAGCTGACACGACATATTCGCATCCACACAGGACAGAAACCCTTCCAGTGCCGTATCTGCATGCGCAACTTCAGCCGCAGCGACCACCTGACAACACACATTCGCActcacactggtgagaagccCTTCGCCTGTGAGATCTGCGGACGCAAGTTTGCCCGCAGTGACGAGAGGAAGAGGCACACGAAGATCCACCTACGGCAGAAGGACAAGAAAGCAGAGAAGGCAGGGGCAGTGGTGGTGACAGCAGCGCCGGTGCCAGCCGCTTCACCTGCCTCCAGCTACCCCTCTCCCATCACCTCCTACCCTTCTCCTGTGTCCTCTTACCCCTCTCCAGTCACCTCTTGCTACTCCTCTCCCATCCACACTTCCTATCCATCTCCTTCCGTGGCTACCACCTATCCATCGGTGTCAATGTCCTTTCAGTCTCATATCggctcctccttcccctcctctaTCACTTCCAACATCTACAGCTCCCCCGTCCCCACCCCGCTATCAGACATGCAGACCACTCTCTCCCCAAGGACAATCGAGATCTGCTAA